Part of the Ictalurus furcatus strain D&B chromosome 28, Billie_1.0, whole genome shotgun sequence genome is shown below.
ATGATAGCCTCGGTCACAGTCATCGCAAAAGAGTAGCTGGTCCTGTGGACAAGCAGGAAATTCTAGATTACCCACAATACACCTGGTCAGGTAtggcagtaaaataaataaataaataaataaataaataaataaataaataaataaaatcacaagttTGTGATATTACTCCCTGTCCAGTAGCTAGCTTTCGAATCGATTAATTGTTTGTTCTCGCACGTGAGCGTCAATAAGGAGTAAAACCACTAGGTGGCGTGCTTCTAGAAGAAAAGAATCGGGACGCAGCGTGACTCTTACCCCAACGAAGCCGAATTTCCGACAACAGCACagcttgaagtgttttattttcattacgGTTTTTAAATTTAGTTAAAGAACATTGTGTGGtgatttttatccgtttatagttacgtttaaggttgtggaacgtctgcgaGACGGTTTCTCGAAGATGTTACAGCAACTATAAACTCTATAAGGTAATAAGACAAGGCTCTagcgctggagactccttccaaaccACCGCATCAACCGTATCCTCCGTTAAGCAACACCGATTATTAAGCTCGGGATTTTCCCGATCGTCCGCCATGGAAGTCCCTACGAACGAggcgttactatagaaaccacaGTAAGACCAAACGTACGTCGTTCTCCGACGTGCCGCACATATTGCAGCACTTGCACTCGATGCACTGCCAGCGGTACGTCTTCACCGCCGCCATCATCACCGGGGTGAACTGCAGACACGAGGGATGACCTGTAGAACGGAAAGCGAAAGACGAGAGACCGTGTTAGAGCAACAGCGATtgctggaatgtttttttttattattattattaaaaacagacGTATTCTTTCGTACCGGAGCGGCCGCAGTCGGAGCAGGACACCAGCTCTTCTGATTGGCCGGTTTTCTGGTTCAGGTTGGAGTCACCCAGACAGAAATCGCAGTAGTTGTTGGGCAGAGCCAAACCATCAGGACCTTTCTTAGGGGCTgctagagagaaaaaacacaaccTTCTAGGTTAAATatatcaaaaataataaacacgcCATAcgctttatatttatattctataACATGGAGAAACACGAGGTACAGAACAGTAGGTGTGTGTGCTacgtagaaataaataaatgaataaaatcagaGCAAAATGAAGTCCTCACTCTTGGGCTCCTCGGGTGGGGGCGGAGTCTGCTCTTGAAGCTCCacctcctccttttcctccccTTCCTCCTCGGCTAAATGAGAGTGGGTGTAATGGTAGCTCAGACCGGGCCTGTTCTTGTAGCGTTTCCcacagactacacacacacacacacacacacacacacacacacaacctatttAGCATCACAGCTATTTTGCACCCGTACAGTGTTTTGTTCACTCTTGACACACACGCAAAGCCACGTTAAGAGACACACACTGCTAATACTCAGAACTTTTCACTGTCTACGTAAACGTAGAATAGATCTAAAGCCTAACGGTaaggtggggggtggggtgtggGGTGAGGTGTAGGCTTCCACAAAGATCATGGTTTCTCCGGGGAACCACACGTACTGTATCGAGAGAGGCGTCGTGTGAAAACTGTGATTCTCTTACTTCAGACtgttacattaaatataatcataaatacacacacacacacacacacacacacacacacacacacacacacacacaccctggagGATGAGAGGTTCAACTTCAGCTTACCATGAGATGCAACAAAATATAAAGGCTCGCATACATATTCACCCCCCATGAAGCCAACGGTAATGCTCAacgtgatgctaccaccaccatgcttcacacaCGCAACGGCGTTTCCAGCAGTGTTTTGCTCAGTTCGGGTTGTAACGCTACAAAATGGGGGTAATGTGTccagcgggggggggggggggttgttgggGTGTctggggggtgaatacttatacaaGCCACTGTATTAAAGCACTAAAACAGGAGCAGTTCTTCTAAGCATTCAgtctgaaaacacacaaaacgcacacaaatgatcaaaacaaaaacaaaagcagaggTGCTATTTCAGTCTAGGCGAAGGAgtggagaagagaggaagaTGCAACAAGCGATAGAACAAAGAGAGGTATTTTTAGTagggtgcaaaaaaaaaaaaaaaccaagagagagagacgtaaaaaaaaaaaaaaacacggagGATGAAGAGATAGATGAGGGGAAAGATGGAAAGATAAGGCGAGGTTTCAGCAAAGCAGACGCATTCACTCCAAAACAGCAGCAGACCTCgtgaagaaaagaaggaaggaaggaaggagaaaggGCACAGAGAAAGGAAAGAACGACACAAAACGCACGATGAGCGTCGCCGTGTGAGCAGATTTACTACATAAAAAATTCGTACATAGCGTTTTATAGCTACGTTCAACATACGCAAAAcgggttcctgttatcacttacgttacgCCTGTTCCCTCACCGGCGAGTTCAATAcgattttaaaaataagtcgATATATAATTGTACGCCATTAACGCTACCCGACAGATGCGACAACGTTAAACGATTAAAACAGCACGCTAACATGTCTGGCGTGTGCTAACTAGCCTAGCTAGAGTAGCTCGCGGACAAGAATAAGAATATAAACGTGCGCTTATTTGAAACTTCGCAGCTTCGTCGAATTCCGACAACTCGTAGCAATTTATCAAAGCcgatgattgattttttttttttgtgaaacatTAAAAGAACGACACGattttatccgtttacagttacACCGGTCATCCTTGAACCTCCATGAAACGAGCGAGTCCCTGTtccacttacgttacagcagctatacacatcgttccctcaccagatCTAAAATAAAACTAAGCTAACGAGTAATTCGACAaccgtttttttcttttcttttccgtcgagctgctttgagacaacgtcgaTTGTTAAAAgcgatatatatacacacgccaTCTTATGTCATGCCTGATGTTTGGTAAGCAGCCTAGCTggagttgtgtgtttattgtaaacTAGCACGTTCGTAATTAAACGGTTTAGTAGCAGAACTTGTTTGCGGTGCAGCCCGAATTCTGTATAGCGCAAGATTTAAACTAACACACTCCCAATATACCACCCtgacctaaataaataaataaataaataaatgcacataaaacacacacaaaaaaattccattCACAAATCAAGCAGTGAAAAGCAGAGGGGAGAagcaggaacaggaagtgagagagaaagagagagagagagagacagagagaaatatacCTCGTTCAGAAGATTTTGAAATATGCTTTTGTTTGAAAGTGtctgaaagagagcgagagacataaagagaaagagcgagggagagaaCAGACAGACTCACAGAGTGACACTGAGAatcaggaaaaataaaaagaagtcaAATGATCGAGTCTGAAGGACGAAGGAAAACAGGAACTTCAGCGCGGCACTGCGGCGCGTCTTAAAGGAGATGGAGGAGATAAAGAGCGCTACTGTGAAAACGagtgtaaacaacaacaacagaatacCTGTAATCAAAAGTGTCACTGTACatgaattttattacaaaactgGATACAAATacgtttgttttggggttttttttactctgaagttcatttcccagaatgccgTGCGTGTGACTCACTGTCGCAGGCGTAAGGTTTGTCCCGATCCTCGAGAGCGGCTGCTGCGTCCAGCTTCTTGCGGGCGCTGCTCACGCCCCGCCCCTAAACACACACGAAGACTACGATTAATAATCATCGGAAGTCACATGACCCGCAACCGTAACGATCTGATACGGTATAAACGATGCATGCCGTACTATAATCGATAAACACGAACAACACATACCTTTCCCTTGCCTTTGCCGCGTCTCTTCGGTGTGTCTTCCTCATAATCTTCATCGTCAAGGTCATCCAAGAAGTCATCAGGTTCCACGattctctacacacacacacgcacacagcgaTTTGATTGGTTGAATATATAAAGTCTCTGATCTTCGGAAGTGACCGGCTGAAACGTAATGAGCTCCACAGAAGCCTCTGAGGCGTCATGTTAACCAGGAagagagctccaaagtcggctaaaatgcccgGTTTCTGTAGCCTCTGTCTCGGGCGCTGGAGATCTCACCTGGTGTGGTctgaaagctactgaagagctcTTCTTAACTGTTATAACATAGTTGGCCGGTCACTTCGATTCAACAGTGAAACTCAGGAAGGTAGGTAACCTCTCGACGAAAAGTCTTATGGGGCGGCGTGAGTGTGATCAGAAGGTGTAAGGGTTGAGGACTGCGTACGTGTTactgtgcaagtgtgtgtgtgtgtgtgtgtgtgtgtgtgtgtgtgtgtgttaccttccTCGCTCTGGTCGCAGGGTTGAGTCCTCCGCTCGTGTACTCGTTGTGCGCGGGCTCCTCGTCgttcgctctgagctccagcgcCGCTCTCTTCTCCAGCGGCTCTCCTCGGAGCAGGGCCTCCAGACTGCTGCTGCCATCGCTGGTGCCGAGCAGGTCCTTCTTCAGACCCAGGTCCAAttctacacgcacacacacacacacacatttctgctcACCGAACGAACGTTTCATTAAAGTATGACGAGGAGCGACAAACGTGTACAGGATCCGTAAACGCTGCAGCTCCTGATGGAGTACCTGTCTTCAGAAGAGTACCTGTCTTCAGGGAGGGGAAAGCCAGTCGAGGGTCTTCTGGAGGATGAgctctcctcttcttcctccagcgGCGGGCGGGGTACGTGTATAACTGCCCCGGagccacaccttcacacacacacacacccagggacagagagagagagacagacagaggcgcTGGTACTcacacaccattttttttttttaaacgtgtgtgtgagtgtgtgtggtgtatatcaTACCCGGTCCTCTGTGTCTCTTCTCCATCCAGATGTAGCAGTTGCTCTGGGCGACGCCGGTCTGCGAGTCGAGGAAGGGCATCCTCACACTCCTCTCTGCGCACAGACGGGCGTTATAGTTATGGCACTGCTCCAGAGCGTCTCTGTAGTACTGCTCTcccagtctacacacacacacacacacacacacacagacattaaaagTTGTGGTTTCTTTTCTGACATCTCATGAAATCAGATTAACTCAGCCcctcccctgtgtgtgtgtgtgtgtgtatataacaaCACAGCCTAGGagtttaatcaacaccttttgtgCGAGAGGCTAATCAGCAGCAGAAGGCGGAGCAGCTGCTCAGCcctttcactgtgtgtgtgtgggagtgagagagagagagatcctgacAGCAGGAGGTGACACGCCGTTGCCGAGCAGCCGCTAAGAGCCAGAAAGCACTCCCGAAAGGGCCAAACGAGGGAAGGAAGAGAGGACGGTGACAGGAAGGACGAAGTGGAACGTCTCGTCCGTATTTGGGCGTCGAATAGGAATAAACGGGAGGAACCGAAGAAACGTCAGACCACAGGCGCCACGGGACCGGTCCGAGAAGTGAGAAAACCGACCGTTTACGACCAAATCAACGTCAACGGCCTTTTTATAAACCGACACGTCCGCCTTGCGTACGGACAGACGGATGCTTCGCTGCGTTCGAGCTTCACACTCGAAAGGGAATTGAATTATGAAAACTGCTTCGTGAACCAAAATCATTTCCTGGTTTAAGTCTCACTTCCCCCTGCCCAAGGAAGCGATCCACACTGACCGTAGTGATCTGATGACGAGAAACTCACCAGTGTGTCGCAAAATGAATACGGTCAAACCAGATCAGATCATCAGGATTCATACTACAATAACGAAGTATTTAAAGCAGCACAGAGAGGTCCGGCACAACCCCCTCATCCTGTCGGCGTACTGTGCATCTTTAAAGGAAATGACAcactgtattgttttatttgattaaaatgtATATGAGGTAGGTTTACAGGCTACAGAGTTAAAGTGGGAGGTAAAGATGAGGGTTCTGGGCGAGTTTGTGCGAGTTCAAGCTGATATTTAGAGCAGGTGGTGCAGGCAGGGCGGCTTCTATAGCCCCAGgggtgaaacacacacacacacacacacacacacacacacacacacacaggattacCAGCAGCTCTATAGCACCGCTGCACGTTTAAAAATACACtcttgtgctttttaaaaataattccttTCGTTAAAAAGTCACGAAAACCTTCAAAAACTTGACCCATTTCGTTCCCCTCCCCTTCAAGACCGGCTGTTTTTCCCCCACCCGTATTCCGCCGCAACCCCGCCCCTTATTTTACTATCCTGCGCTCCGATAGGTTCATTCCACATTCCAACAAAGCTTCGTCGAAAACCCAGTCGAACCAGCCAATTACATCGCAGTGGGCGTGACACAACAAACCAATCCCGACGCAGCAAAAGTGGGACTCGACGCCCTGAATATGGGTGGGATAGAAATAACAGTGgaggtaggtttttttttttaaccctcgACTAGGACATTCGAGCAAGTTAGCCAACAGTGCAAGCTAacgctaactagctagctaatgttagcgaCAAGCTACTACAGTGCGCTTCAAGGCGTCGCTCGCTGTTCTAAGTTACGACCACCGACAAAACGGCTTAAGTTCCTTTTAACACACGCTAAAACGGCGCTAAAACGCCAACGGCTGGCTTTTAAGTCACACCAGCGTGAGAAATGTACTCACAGTTTGACAACATTCTCCACCACCGCCGCCATCTTGGTTCGCCTACGCTTGTACTGAATGGGAGTCTCCAACTGCGCATGCGCGCCAAAGAGGCGAGGAGTAGACCGGAAGCTGGTCACGTGGTTAAGAAGGTCGCTccgcaataataataataataaataaataaataaacttacaaaccaaaaattttttttaaatgtcttgcaACTTGaacttattatttataataatgttatttaaaatgtattattattattattattattattattattattattatcgtgtAACACACTTGCAGCTCGGTATTATTTGATcaataatattaacaatatcGATTAATCgatattattattgctattttaacataattaattaaatacacaaatacacattaatataaatattgtcgAATGTAAGTGTTATtataatattcaaatatatgaATACTGCTGTTTAAATATGACTGAAATAACGGTTTAATGTAACTTAAAGACACATAAGTGACTGTTTATTCacttgttatttaaaaaaatgtaataaaaaaaacattttaaaaacaaaaaaattgtgagagtatttattttttacaatatttttaatatcaaaATTAGCCTTTAAACTAATGAATGAATACtaaatgctttcatttttaatgttcttTGCCTTCAACTAATGCTccatctcttcttcttcttcttcttcgtgtTTTTGGGAGGCAAACAAATACAACTCTACTCTTTGGGTCACTGCAGAACATCTTCGATCACACGGGTAGCTTACTGCCAAAGACGAGTGCAGTTCTACAATTGGCCACATGGTGGCAGTGTTGTTGCAGTATTATTCTGATGTGTTTCTTAACATATTCAAGGACAGAAGAAAGtgctacacacgcacacaaaatcTCAAAACTCTTCACCTACAGCCAGTGATCAGTGCAGCTTTCAGgccatttaaaacaaataaaaataaataaatacattttaaaaatcctgttttCATATTaaagtgtatgtgtattttttttttttttttacaggtgtGTCTAAGACAcattaggccacgcccccttcctGAGTCTGAGACACTGAGCTAGgtgctgaggaagaaagtgattcgGTTAAAGACCTTCAGCTTCTGTGACATATTTTTATCCTTATATTATTTCTAGTGTCGAGCGTCGTAGCTTTGTCAGTCTGTGTGAGCTTCTGAACCAGTttgctaaactggaggctataaACGTTCCCTGGCTAATCAGCTACATTTGGTGTAGAAATTGTGTGCATGTGATTTGTGCCCAAGTTGCTGTTTTAAATCCAAATTAACACAATTTTGGCCAATTTTATGGTAATTGTACTCAATTTTACACACTTTTATGCAATTTTGACAATTTGACACAAGTCTATGCAGTTATACACAATTTCACGCCATTTTACCAAGTGTATGCAATTGTAAAAAATGTACGCAATTTCGCcacttttatccattttatgCACTTGTACTCAATGTTACACACTTATACGCAATTTTGACAATTTTACAAAATGTTGCCAGTTTTATGCAGTTTTATGCACACAATTTTGCGCCATTTtgccaattttttttgcaaatgtcCAAAATTTTACACGGTTTTACAAAATGTTACCAATTTCACGGATTTGTACCAAATTTGTGAGCAACGCAGTTCTCCTACGTACATGTTCTTTAATCACACGGAAATATTTCATGACGATCTTCTTAACAGGTTGTTCTTCGTTCACAGACTAGCCGTACAGATACGCACGTGTTCCGGGGCGTCCACGTTTTTCCAAGCCGAAGCACTGGAACACTTTTGTCTTTCAGAACCTGGGAAAATATAGACGGGGAACTTTTCCACCTCCCGAGTACAACGGATCGCAGCACTAATCCCACTGCACCGCTATCAgcaacagcattgtgggtaatgtaggacaGCGTTAAACCGACGTGAAAACGGAGTAACACGTCGATGGAAGAAGGTCAAAAGctcaaagtgaaaaaaaaaaaaactcactacTTTCTGCCTCGCATAAAAAGgagacatgttttgttttgatttgatttcagTTTCCAgcaaaatgaaaggaaatataattaaacaagTTGAGACCAGccttgagaaaaaaaacacattccacTGAACTTCGGAACcttttcatcctcctcctcctcctggtggttttcttctttcttcattacacaaggttttttttcatcttttacattgtttacacacacacacacacacacacacacacacacacacacacacacacaggtgctgtttttgttgttgatggtATAATTAACCATCATTCTCAACTCGTTTGTGGGTGGTGCTTCTCAGTAGTGTTGCAATTCTAATGAAGCagttggcacacacacacacacacacacacacacacacacactcactcactcacccgaTTAGCCACACACTCCATACTCTTTTGTTGTGCATTCAGGCATTGTGCTTGTTGTTGACTCTGCGTTCTCTCACGTTATAATTGCAAACGAGGGCGTCTGTTTCTCGGTCCGAGGCTCGACGAGGCAGTTATTCGTTTAGATCTCAGCGTTGGACACGTTTTATTCAAATCCCCCCTGTAACGGCGCTTTACTCCACACGAATCGGAGCTCTGCCTTACGAAGCGAGTTCTGGGAAGTTCTCCGCCGTGGAAGAAACTCCAACACGGCGCGtgttgtgctgttttaggaagcGCACTAACCACAGCGGAGTGCCGTGACGCCGCGGCGTTTCCTCTCACCACTGAACGCGGATCTGTCCTGCAGTGTTTcactcctcttacaccacagcgatttgccagcGACGACTTCAATAATTAAGACTGatgtacattttatccatttatgatTACATTTAAACCAGAAACCTGTGTcaactcgtctgtcctgaagacttgcCCATGTCGGGAAACATAgggactgttacaaagccctgacactggagactccttccatgagtGTGAACTCAACAAgctgggttttttatttattgtttaatattaatCGTTGAGAGAACGcctgcttatagctgctataacgtaagcgcgAACAGGAACTAACGAGACATTACGAGAAATCTAACTGtaaattggaaaataataataataataataataataataataatagtaatagtaagcGAAACTCCACTTTATCACCCCAGTCTGCTCTTTTGGTTggttattttcccataacagcgtGCCCCTGCATGTTCTATTCCTTACATTCCTGCTCCAAATGCtgacattatacacacacacacacacacacacacacacacacacacacacactctctctcttctgtggTGGCTAATTATTCTGCTTGGCTGGAAACTTCAGCATTGTGTTTGAAGGTTTTATGTTAAAGTGGAGCGAGTGGTTAACGTGCCAAAAAAAACGGTTACGCAACGGTGTTCTTCATAACAGTGCCGCTAAGTGGATAAACAAAGGAATGCCTTctgcttactctctctctctctctctctctctctctctctcactcactcactccgtCCCTGCCTGTCTCTATCCTTCCTGTTGTTCCTGCTGTTATTTTGAGGAATAATGGTGGACAATATCTCCCTTCATGCACCTCTCTTCCTTCCTCACCCTCCCGGATCACTCCCACTTGATCCGTTTTAAGGCTTTCTTCTTATTCTATGACCTAAAtcacctcctctctctctctctctctctctctctctctctcacccccctcCCTGTTCCCATGGTTCTGAGGGTCAGGGTCAAGGCTTCAGCATTAATACAGACAGTTGGACAGATTCCCAGGCCTGCACAGCGAATAGAAagggcacacactcacacacacacacacacacacattcacacattcacacattcaggATAGACCTTAAACCTCCCTGAACACTTGAGAAACTCTATGAAGAG
Proteins encoded:
- the dpf2 gene encoding zinc finger protein ubi-d4 isoform X2 — encoded protein: MAAVVENVVKLLGEQYYRDALEQCHNYNARLCAERSVRMPFLDSQTGVAQSNCYIWMEKRHRGPGVAPGQLYTYPARRWRKKRRAHPPEDPRLAFPSLKTGTLLKTELDLGLKKDLLGTSDGSSSLEALLRGEPLEKRAALELRANDEEPAHNEYTSGGLNPATRARKRIVEPDDFLDDLDDEDYEEDTPKRRGKGKGKGRGVSSARKKLDAAAALEDRDKPYACDNTFKQKHISKSSERVCGKRYKNRPGLSYHYTHSHLAEEEGEEKEEVELQEQTPPPPEEPKTPKKGPDGLALPNNYCDFCLGDSNLNQKTGQSEELVSCSDCGRSGHPSCLQFTPVMMAAVKTYRWQCIECKCCNMCGTSENDDQLLFCDDCDRGYHMYCLTPPMSEPPEGSWSCHLCLDLLKEKASIYQNQNAPPS
- the dpf2 gene encoding zinc finger protein ubi-d4 isoform X4, which produces MAAVVENVVKLLGEQYYRDALEQCHNYNARLCAERSVRMPFLDSQTGVAQSNCYIWMEKRHRGPGVAPGQLYTYPARRWRKKRRAHPPEDPRLAFPSLKTELDLGLKKDLLGTSDGSSSLEALLRGEPLEKRAALELRANDEEPAHNEYTSGGLNPATRARKRIVEPDDFLDDLDDEDYEEDTPKRRGKGKGKGRGVSSARKKLDAAAALEDRDKPYACDNTFKQKHISKSSERVCGKRYKNRPGLSYHYTHSHLAEEEGEEKEEVELQEQTPPPPEEPKTPKKGPDGLALPNNYCDFCLGDSNLNQKTGQSEELVSCSDCGRSGHPSCLQFTPVMMAAVKTYRWQCIECKCCNMCGTSENDDQLLFCDDCDRGYHMYCLTPPMSEPPEGSWSCHLCLDLLKEKASIYQNQNAPPS
- the dpf2 gene encoding zinc finger protein ubi-d4 isoform X1, giving the protein MAAVVENVVKLLGEQYYRDALEQCHNYNARLCAERSVRMPFLDSQTGVAQSNCYIWMEKRHRGPGVAPGQLYTYPARRWRKKRRAHPPEDPRLAFPSLKTGTLLKTELDLGLKKDLLGTSDGSSSLEALLRGEPLEKRAALELRANDEEPAHNEYTSGGLNPATRARKRIVEPDDFLDDLDDEDYEEDTPKRRGKGKGKGRGVSSARKKLDAAAALEDRDKPYACDNTFKQKHISKSSERVCGKRYKNRPGLSYHYTHSHLAEEEGEEKEEVELQEQTPPPPEEPKTAPKKGPDGLALPNNYCDFCLGDSNLNQKTGQSEELVSCSDCGRSGHPSCLQFTPVMMAAVKTYRWQCIECKCCNMCGTSENDDQLLFCDDCDRGYHMYCLTPPMSEPPEGSWSCHLCLDLLKEKASIYQNQNAPPS
- the dpf2 gene encoding zinc finger protein ubi-d4 isoform X3, with the translated sequence MAAVVENVVKLLGEQYYRDALEQCHNYNARLCAERSVRMPFLDSQTGVAQSNCYIWMEKRHRGPGVAPGQLYTYPARRWRKKRRAHPPEDPRLAFPSLKTELDLGLKKDLLGTSDGSSSLEALLRGEPLEKRAALELRANDEEPAHNEYTSGGLNPATRARKRIVEPDDFLDDLDDEDYEEDTPKRRGKGKGKGRGVSSARKKLDAAAALEDRDKPYACDNTFKQKHISKSSERVCGKRYKNRPGLSYHYTHSHLAEEEGEEKEEVELQEQTPPPPEEPKTAPKKGPDGLALPNNYCDFCLGDSNLNQKTGQSEELVSCSDCGRSGHPSCLQFTPVMMAAVKTYRWQCIECKCCNMCGTSENDDQLLFCDDCDRGYHMYCLTPPMSEPPEGSWSCHLCLDLLKEKASIYQNQNAPPS
- the dpf2 gene encoding zinc finger protein ubi-d4 isoform X6, with the translated sequence MAAVVENVVKLLGEQYYRDALEQCHNYNARLCAERSVRMPFLDSQTGVAQSNCYIWMEKRHRGPGVAPGQLYTYPARRWRKKRRAHPPEDPRLAFPSLKTGTLLKTELDLGLKKDLLGTSDGSSSLEALLRGEPLEKRAALELRANDEEPAHNEYTSGGLNPATRARKRIVEPDDFLDDLDDEDYEEDTPKRRGKGKGKGRGVSSARKKLDAAAALEDRDKPYACDICGKRYKNRPGLSYHYTHSHLAEEEGEEKEEVELQEQTPPPPEEPKTPKKGPDGLALPNNYCDFCLGDSNLNQKTGQSEELVSCSDCGRSGHPSCLQFTPVMMAAVKTYRWQCIECKCCNMCGTSENDDQLLFCDDCDRGYHMYCLTPPMSEPPEGSWSCHLCLDLLKEKASIYQNQNAPPS
- the dpf2 gene encoding zinc finger protein ubi-d4 isoform X7, encoding MAAVVENVVKLLGEQYYRDALEQCHNYNARLCAERSVRMPFLDSQTGVAQSNCYIWMEKRHRGPGVAPGQLYTYPARRWRKKRRAHPPEDPRLAFPSLKTELDLGLKKDLLGTSDGSSSLEALLRGEPLEKRAALELRANDEEPAHNEYTSGGLNPATRARKRIVEPDDFLDDLDDEDYEEDTPKRRGKGKGKGRGVSSARKKLDAAAALEDRDKPYACDICGKRYKNRPGLSYHYTHSHLAEEEGEEKEEVELQEQTPPPPEEPKTAPKKGPDGLALPNNYCDFCLGDSNLNQKTGQSEELVSCSDCGRSGHPSCLQFTPVMMAAVKTYRWQCIECKCCNMCGTSENDDQLLFCDDCDRGYHMYCLTPPMSEPPEGSWSCHLCLDLLKEKASIYQNQNAPPS
- the dpf2 gene encoding zinc finger protein ubi-d4 isoform X8, whose translation is MAAVVENVVKLLGEQYYRDALEQCHNYNARLCAERSVRMPFLDSQTGVAQSNCYIWMEKRHRGPGVAPGQLYTYPARRWRKKRRAHPPEDPRLAFPSLKTELDLGLKKDLLGTSDGSSSLEALLRGEPLEKRAALELRANDEEPAHNEYTSGGLNPATRARKRIVEPDDFLDDLDDEDYEEDTPKRRGKGKGKGRGVSSARKKLDAAAALEDRDKPYACDICGKRYKNRPGLSYHYTHSHLAEEEGEEKEEVELQEQTPPPPEEPKTPKKGPDGLALPNNYCDFCLGDSNLNQKTGQSEELVSCSDCGRSGHPSCLQFTPVMMAAVKTYRWQCIECKCCNMCGTSENDDQLLFCDDCDRGYHMYCLTPPMSEPPEGSWSCHLCLDLLKEKASIYQNQNAPPS
- the dpf2 gene encoding zinc finger protein ubi-d4 isoform X5, with product MAAVVENVVKLLGEQYYRDALEQCHNYNARLCAERSVRMPFLDSQTGVAQSNCYIWMEKRHRGPGVAPGQLYTYPARRWRKKRRAHPPEDPRLAFPSLKTGTLLKTELDLGLKKDLLGTSDGSSSLEALLRGEPLEKRAALELRANDEEPAHNEYTSGGLNPATRARKRIVEPDDFLDDLDDEDYEEDTPKRRGKGKGKGRGVSSARKKLDAAAALEDRDKPYACDICGKRYKNRPGLSYHYTHSHLAEEEGEEKEEVELQEQTPPPPEEPKTAPKKGPDGLALPNNYCDFCLGDSNLNQKTGQSEELVSCSDCGRSGHPSCLQFTPVMMAAVKTYRWQCIECKCCNMCGTSENDDQLLFCDDCDRGYHMYCLTPPMSEPPEGSWSCHLCLDLLKEKASIYQNQNAPPS